In Aedes albopictus strain Foshan chromosome 3, AalbF5, whole genome shotgun sequence, the genomic window gtcccgttgtttcctattgaaaatggttcggatcagtccattggttccggagttatggccatttaggtgttccggaccagtaccccaggaaggggccagatatgaaaacgctccaaacccatgcatgtgacacatcaaactacggcattttcgataacttgatgaatggtaagcataaaaatggtctaagaccatatctgaaccggtagtgtcccggaaccggttccgaacgtcccgctggaagtggccaaacataaaagcgatctaaacccatgcatgcgacaaatcaaaccgcggctttttcgataatctgatgaacagtaagcaggaaaacattctcagaccatatcggaaccggtagtgttccggaaccggttccaaatgtcccgccggaggtggccaagtataaaagttattcaaacctatgcatgcgacatatcaaatagtggctttttccatatattgatgaacagtaagcaggaaaatattttcagaatatatctgaatcggtagtgatttggaaccggttccgggtgtcgcgccggaagtgaccaaatataaaaataaactaaaaccatgcatgcgacatatcaaaccgcgtctttttcgataacctgatgaacagtaagcaggaaaacattctcagatcatgtcggaaccggtagtgttccggaaccggctctaggtgtcccgctggaggtggccaagtataaaagtcaccctaacctatgcatgcgacatatcaaatagtggctttctgatatactgatgaacagtatgcaggagaatattttcagaatatatctgaaccggtagtgatccggaaccggttacgggtgccccgccggaaatggccaaacataaaagtgaactgaacccatacatgcgacacatcaaatcgcggattttaggaatcttgatttggcaaaaaagtttccggccgGAACTGGCCGCcttgccggaactggcgaaatgcacaaatgaaccacacccatgcatgaGGTACATCAATACGCgaattttcaggaaaactgattaacaatttgcatgatacTAGTCTaataccacatcagggacaatcggtaagtagtaaaatgtgaaccgaaagtggtaaaatgtgaaattgaaccaaacccatatgtgtggtaccataaaaccacgctaattcgacaatgattacAGTCAAATCCTacagttcattttacgattgttggcttccgaagttcactgcgaGGTACAAATTTAAAAGTGTCGTATTGTAGAGTGAGGATTACgcggtgtttgacagtacatcaaatagcagcttttttgttaacacgatgatcgattcgtaagaacatagcctcagaccatatttttgaGAACCGGTAGTGCCtcaaaaccagttctgggtgtctcaTTGAAAGTGgttaaatgtaaaaatgatcTATACCCAGATAATTCAAATCGTGTTTTTAGGTAACCATATAAacgttagcaataaaataatctgagactatatttaggagacccgatagtgctccggaacctgttccggtaccgcatcgatagTAACCAAATATACTCTGCGATACACCAAAtttcggcttttttaataacctgaggaacggttaactagaaaataggctcataccacattagagactatcggtagaGTTGCGCAACCTAAACGCTTCGCCAGAAATacgaaagtgaataaaatcaatgcaagtgatAAAAATGTGTAAGCGaacaaaattttgacaaatttaaaccacatacaaacagacgtctcactgtactaactacctatcgttcttgttttcaactgtcattaaaatatagcctaaaatgtgcaaaaaaaaaactttatgatctgtgattgtgtaaaaagttatatcttagcttgttggtatcgtcttgatattgataaGTCTCCAGTgcgagtgaaggtgctcaagcagtcgacTGAGAAgtttgatattattcagctctgcttatacattgaacataacatcggccTATGTGCCATCATAAgttttcaattcaatgatggctttgataaaatgcttgcttatctttaaaaaaatatcaggattcaggaacactttgatttacgtcgacggaaagatcatgagaacatattcgacgagaaaggcactatcaccactaggtggattaatttgggtttttattaTTTGTTAAAATTGACATTTACTCGAAATGCCTCTAAAAGCGAATAACTAACACTAAGGAAGTTTCGTAGTAGAAAAcctcgtatctgtcaaaggataaaaaCGTTAGGGGCAGAATTCAaactaaaaaaatgtttgaaccaCTATGAGAGGTATTCCAAGAATAAGTAATAATCGAATCAAGTTAAGTTGGAAAACCATAAGTCGATTCATGGAAAATAAAACCACTAGCATCATTACCCTTTACATAGTTTTTATATCCCATCTTGATGAGCTTGATTTATTGATGAATACTGCGCTTTCCATGCATGGTGGTAAAACCCATAACGGTCAACTCAAGAACAGTATAAAAACTGTCGAACGTTAGTTAATCTTCACAGTGATCATCAGTACTCGCAACAGAATGGGATACGGAGCGCTCAAGGTGGCCTTGTTGATTGGAGTTTTGCACGGCTCTATCACACTGGCAGCCGGCAAAGTACGTTGTGTAGATTAATCCTAATCTGTATGTTTACAAATTTGAGCATTTTTCTTCTTTTGAACTTTCTAGTGTGAAGGCGTGTGTGTTAAAATGGATGAGTGTGATAACACTTTCGGAGGAGTTGATTTCGTAAACTTGAGGTAATGTATGAAATAGTTTGGCATAATTAGCTTGGTAAATATTAACAACGTCTCCATATTCAGGTTTGGCGATGAAGACTATGTAGAAGCTGATTGTCCCCATTACTTGGAGATATGCTGTGATTTGGAGCATGTTGTTACGACTGCTGCGCCCCCGCCATCATACTCTATGGGAGGCAGTAATTCTGGAGAAAAGGATGATCGCTCTGATGAGCATGATCAGGAAGCAAGGGTTAACCCACCAGAAGCTACTAGTGAAATCCCTCGTGTGCCCGCCGCGAACGAAGCATCAaaggaaaaaagttctgaagaagtCAAATCGGAAAACACAGAGCAACAAGGACGAAGCTCGAGTGAAGTGATCCAAGATACTGCCGTTCGCACCGCCGAACAAACAAAGAAATTCGGAGAGTGTGGAATGAGAAATCCTGATGGTATCGCCTTCAAGGTTGCAAATTCCAAATTCAATGAAACCGAGTTTGGTGAGTTCCCATGGATGGTTGCAGTCCTTCAGTTACATGCAGCAGAAGAAACAGAGGCTTCGACTTATGTGTGCGGTGGATCACTGATCGCGCCCAACGTAATTTTAACTGCTGCTCACTGTGTGATGGATAAGGAAGCAGGTCAGCTAACTGTTCGAGCAGGTGAATGGGATACCATGACCACCAATGAAATATATCCTCATCAGGTAAGCTGTAATTATTTTAAATGTCTCCAAAATTTTAACCGGCTGATCATTACAGGAACGCAAAGTATCGTCGATAATTCTTCATCCCAATTTCAATCGGAACCTACTTTTCAACGATGTGGCCTTACTGGTGGTAGAAGATCCATTCACGGCTGCAGAAAACGTACAGCTTGCGTGTTTGCCACCACAAGGAATGGACTTTAGCAGTGCAAACTGTTTTGCCGCCGGTTGGGGAAAGACAGCATTTGATGCCCACAGCTACCAtgaaatcctcaaaagagttcctcTACCCATGGTTCAACGAGCCGAATGCCAAAATGCTCTCAGAACTACCAGGCTTGGCAACCGATTCCGCTTGCATGAGTCGTTCAT contains:
- the LOC109416725 gene encoding phenoloxidase-activating factor 2, whose translation is MGYGALKVALLIGVLHGSITLAAGKCEGVCVKMDECDNTFGGVDFVNLRFGDEDYVEADCPHYLEICCDLEHVVTTAAPPPSYSMGGSNSGEKDDRSDEHDQEARVNPPEATSEIPRVPAANEASKEKSSEEVKSENTEQQGRSSSEVIQDTAVRTAEQTKKFGECGMRNPDGIAFKVANSKFNETEFGEFPWMVAVLQLHAAEETEASTYVCGGSLIAPNVILTAAHCVMDKEAGQLTVRAGEWDTMTTNEIYPHQERKVSSIILHPNFNRNLLFNDVALLVVEDPFTAAENVQLACLPPQGMDFSSANCFAAGWGKTAFDAHSYHEILKRVPLPMVQRAECQNALRTTRLGNRFRLHESFICAGGEEGIDTCTGDGGSPLVCPVEGVPNKYYQAGIVAWGINCGQTGIPGVYVRTCSYTNWIDAELLKLNFVSVDKRNNMEN